The following DNA comes from Enterocloster bolteae.
ATCATCCTTTCAGGAGACCAGATCTGCAAACAGGACTACAGCGATTTTCTTAAATTCCACAAGGAAAAAGGGGCTGAATTCAGTGTGGCTGTCATGGAAGTGCCGTGGGAGGACGCGTCCCGTTTCGGACTCATGGTGGCTGACGGGGATGACCGCATCACCGAATTCCAGGAAAAGCCGAAGAATCCAAAGTCCAACCTGGCTTCCATGGGCATCTACATATTCAACTGGGACATCCTCAGACAGTACCTCATAGAGGATGAAGCTGACCCTGACTCTGAAAATGACTTTGGAAACAACATCATTCCCAATCTGCTGCGTGACGGACGCAGGATGTATGCTTATCATTTCAACGGATACTGGAAAGACGTAGGAACCATCTCCTCCCTCTGGGAGGCCAACATGGAGGTCCTGGATCCGGAACACAGCGGCATCAATCTCTTTGACGAAAACTGGAAGATATACAGCAGAAACAGCGGTATGACCGGCCATAAGATTAGCGGCGATGCCCTGGTGGAAAATTCCATGATTACCGACGGCTGCCGTATAAACGGTCAGGTCAGGCATTCCATCCTCTTCTCCGGCGTAAAGGTGGAGGCCGGGGCGCAGGTGGAGGACGCTGTTGTCATGGGCAGCACCACCATCAAATCAGGCGCCGTGGTAAAACATTGTATTGTGGCTGAGAACGTGGTAATCGGAGAAAACGCAGTGGTAGGGGCCATGCCCTCTGACAGTGAAAAAGGCGTGGCCACCATTGGTCCCGGCATTGAAATCGGGCCCGGCGCCAAGATTGGCCCCAGTGCCATGGTAAAGAATAATGTAAAAGGCGGTGAAGAACAATGGTAAATTCCAATGCAAATGCCCTGGGCATCCTTTTCCCCAACAGCTATGATTCCCTGGTTCCCGATCTGGTCAGCGAGCGCCTGATGGCCTCCATTCCTTTTGCCAGCCGTTACCGTCTGGTGGATTTCATCCTTTCCAGCATGGCCAACTGCGGAATTGACAATATTTCCCTGATTGTCCGCAGAAATTATCACTCCCTGATGGACCACCTGGGCTCAGGCCGCGAATGGGACCTGACGCGAAAAAACGGCGGACTCAACCTGGTTCCGCCTTATGCAGAAAAGACAGT
Coding sequences within:
- a CDS encoding glucose-1-phosphate adenylyltransferase, whose product is MAKEMIAMLLAGGQGSRLYALTQKLAKPAVPFGGKYRIIDFPLSNCVNSGIDTVGILTQYQPLVLNEYIGNGQPWDLDRLYGGVHILPPYQKASGSDWYKGTANAIYQNISFIERYDPQYVIILSGDQICKQDYSDFLKFHKEKGAEFSVAVMEVPWEDASRFGLMVADGDDRITEFQEKPKNPKSNLASMGIYIFNWDILRQYLIEDEADPDSENDFGNNIIPNLLRDGRRMYAYHFNGYWKDVGTISSLWEANMEVLDPEHSGINLFDENWKIYSRNSGMTGHKISGDALVENSMITDGCRINGQVRHSILFSGVKVEAGAQVEDAVVMGSTTIKSGAVVKHCIVAENVVIGENAVVGAMPSDSEKGVATIGPGIEIGPGAKIGPSAMVKNNVKGGEEQW